AAAAATTCTGGAGGTAATTTATGCCGAAAAAAGTATTAGTTGCCACTCAAAAACCATTTGCAGCCGCAGCGGTTGTAGAGATCGAAAAAATTTGTAAAGAAAAGGGATATGAATTCATCCTGAATGAAAAATATCCTGAGCAGGCAGATCTTGTGAAAGCTGTTAAAGATGTTGATGCACTGATTGTGCGGAGCGATAAGGTTACCAAAGAAGTTATCGATAATGCAGATAACTTGAAGGTTGTGGTTCGAGCTGGTGCTGGATATGACAATTTGGATTGCGAAGCTGCTTCCGATAAAAAAATTGTTTGTATGAACACACCAGGACAAAATTCTAATGCAGTTGCAGAACTTGCATTTGGCATGATGGTTTATATGGCTCGCGGACAATTCAACGGAAAACCCGGAACAGAATTGAAAGGTAAAACACTGGGAATTCATGCCTATGGAAATGTAGGAGTGAATGTAGCCCGAATTGCTAAAGGTTTCGATATGAAAATTCTGGCTTTCGATCCTTATGTGGATGCTGAAAAAATGAAAAAAGAAGGCGTGGAACCAGTTGAAACTGTGGAAGAATTGTACAATCAATCAGATTATGTTTCGCTGCATCTTCCTTCCATTCCTGCCACACAAAAATTCGTGAACAAAAATCTGATCAGTATAATGAAACAAGGAGCTACAATCATCAACACTGCCCGTAAAGAAGTGGTTTGCGAAGATGGTTTGCTTTTCGTATTATCCGAAAGAAAAGATCTCAAATATGCTTCGGATATCGCTCCTGTAAATAAAGATGAGATGTTGGAAAAACTGCCGAATCAGGTATTTTTTACACCCAAAAAAATGGGAGCACAAACATTGGAAGCAAATGTAAATGCCGGAGTTGCAGCCATTAATCAGATAATTAATTATTTTGAAAATGGAGATACAACATTTCAGGTAAATAAGTAAAAAAATAATAAAATGTATTTTGGCCACTTGTAATTCCAGGTGGCTTTTTCTTTATTGATTCTATCAAATTTTTATAAAACTTTTGACAAATATTGTA
This DNA window, taken from Candidatus Cloacimonadota bacterium, encodes the following:
- a CDS encoding 3-phosphoglycerate dehydrogenase, whose amino-acid sequence is MPKKVLVATQKPFAAAAVVEIEKICKEKGYEFILNEKYPEQADLVKAVKDVDALIVRSDKVTKEVIDNADNLKVVVRAGAGYDNLDCEAASDKKIVCMNTPGQNSNAVAELAFGMMVYMARGQFNGKPGTELKGKTLGIHAYGNVGVNVARIAKGFDMKILAFDPYVDAEKMKKEGVEPVETVEELYNQSDYVSLHLPSIPATQKFVNKNLISIMKQGATIINTARKEVVCEDGLLFVLSERKDLKYASDIAPVNKDEMLEKLPNQVFFTPKKMGAQTLEANVNAGVAAINQIINYFENGDTTFQVNK